TTTACGAAGTTGACGAACTGACTCAAATTGTACTGCGAACCGCTCAATTACTCAAAACCCCTGTTACACAAGATGGTGCTACAGAAATTGCCCGTCGTTCACGCGGAACGCCACGTATTGCCAATAGGCTACTAAAGCGTGTACGTGATTATGCGGAAGTAAAAGTATCTGGGGTGATTAATGAAAGCATTGCATCTGAAGCATTGCAACTATTCCAAGTAGATCCTTGCGGTTTAGATTGGACAGACCGCCAGATGCTGAGTGTGATAATTGAACAATTTAACGGCGGTCCAGTGGGGTTAGAAACAATGGCAGCAGCGACGGGTGAAGATACTCAAACAATTGAAGAGGTGTACGAACCTTACCTCATGCAGATTGGGTATTTAACTCGAACTCATCGCGGCAGGATGGCGACTAAGGCAGCATATAAGCATTTGGGATTCACGCCGCCTAATGAACAGTTGTCATTATTGTAATTATGGGCATTGGGCATGGGGCATTGATACTCGTAAATGAGTCTTTGAACTCCTTTAATGAGTCTTTGAACTCCATTCCTCTGCTCCATGTTCAATGACAAATGACAAATGACAAATAACAAATGACAAATTAGGTAAACCTAGATGATTAAATTGATTGGTATTTTTCTCAGTCTGTTACTTGTGTTTGGCTGGGCTACTCCAGTCATGGCACAATCTCAACCGCCCATTACTCAAGAACAGTTAAAACAAGGTGATGAGTGGGCAAATCAAGCCTTTGCAGCGACGAATCAAGGTGATTTTGCGACGGCTGAAACTTACTGGACAAAAATTATTGAGCAATTTCCGACAAATGCAGGGGCGTGGAGTAACCGGGGAAATTCGCGGGTGAGTCAGAATAAGTTACAAGAGGCGATCGCAGATTATAACAAAGCGATAGAACTAGCGCCAAATGTCACCGATCCATATTTGAATCGGGGGGCGGCGTTGGAAGGGTTAGGAAAATGGGACGATGCGATCGCAGATTATAATTATGTCTTAGAACTCGATCCTAACGA
The Nostoc punctiforme PCC 73102 genome window above contains:
- a CDS encoding tetratricopeptide repeat protein, whose translation is MIKLIGIFLSLLLVFGWATPVMAQSQPPITQEQLKQGDEWANQAFAATNQGDFATAETYWTKIIEQFPTNAGAWSNRGNSRVSQNKLQEAIADYNKAIELAPNVTDPYLNRGAALEGLGKWDDAIADYNYVLELDPNDAMAYNNRGNAKTGLGKWEDAIADYKKSNEIAPNFAFARANYALALYETGQKEQAIREMRNIARKYSKFADVRAALTAAYWVNGEQGEAESNWVAAYGLDSRYKDIDWVKNIRRWPPSMVSALDKFLKIK